One Gemmatimonadaceae bacterium DNA segment encodes these proteins:
- a CDS encoding cytochrome c biogenesis protein CcdA: MDFSSISTQLSSNPLIAMGILFVAGVLTSLTPCIYPMIPITAAIVGGQTVGEEKPPRWRTPLLTFAYVMGLALVYASLGLVAGLTGTMFGSISTNPWFYFAMANLLMIAALSMLDVLPVRLPASLVTRASSAGTAGRFSGAFVMGSVSGLVAAPCGAPVMAAVLTWVTTTKQAALGFVYLFSFSVGMCALLVAVGLFSGTVTRLPRAGAWMVWVKRGFALVMIGVAEYYLVQMGLLLI; the protein is encoded by the coding sequence ATGGACTTCTCCTCGATTTCGACACAACTGTCATCCAATCCGTTGATTGCGATGGGCATTCTTTTCGTTGCGGGCGTGTTGACGAGCCTGACGCCCTGCATCTATCCAATGATTCCGATAACGGCCGCCATTGTCGGCGGGCAGACGGTAGGTGAGGAGAAGCCGCCGCGATGGAGGACGCCGCTCCTGACTTTTGCCTATGTCATGGGACTGGCGCTTGTATATGCTTCGCTAGGGCTCGTCGCTGGCCTTACCGGCACGATGTTTGGTTCGATAAGCACCAACCCGTGGTTCTATTTTGCGATGGCGAATCTGTTGATGATCGCGGCCCTGTCGATGCTCGACGTTCTACCCGTACGACTCCCTGCGTCGCTCGTCACGCGTGCATCGAGCGCGGGAACGGCTGGCCGATTCTCGGGGGCGTTCGTGATGGGGTCCGTTTCGGGCCTGGTCGCGGCTCCATGCGGTGCGCCCGTGATGGCCGCCGTCCTCACCTGGGTCACGACGACGAAACAGGCAGCACTTGGGTTCGTCTATCTGTTCAGCTTTTCGGTCGGTATGTGTGCGCTACTCGTTGCTGTCGGGTTGTTCAGTGGGACGGTGACAAGGCTGCCGCGCGCGGGAGCGTGGATGGTATGGGTGAAGCGCGGGTTCGCACTCGTCATGATTGGAGTCGCGGAATACTATCTGGTGCAGATGGGGTTGCTCCTGATATGA
- a CDS encoding redoxin domain-containing protein: MEAYRDQYATLFNNGRKVVVVGISVDADTTLASWAREQHFPMLFASDKGSKVGAMYDSFDAKRNTDTRALYVIDPAGKVAYVTKPFRVLAATAYTELGAVIDKLAPVPVDSL, translated from the coding sequence ATGGAGGCGTACCGTGATCAGTACGCCACGCTGTTCAACAATGGAAGAAAAGTCGTGGTGGTCGGCATCAGCGTCGACGCAGATACAACTCTCGCATCGTGGGCCCGGGAGCAGCATTTCCCGATGTTGTTCGCCAGCGACAAGGGGTCGAAGGTGGGCGCGATGTATGATTCGTTCGACGCGAAACGGAACACCGACACGCGGGCTCTATATGTGATCGATCCGGCCGGAAAGGTTGCTTACGTTACAAAGCCGTTCCGGGTTCTGGCTGCCACCGCCTACACCGAGCTGGGCGCCGTTATCGACAAGCTGGCACCCGTGCCGGTGGATTCCCTCTAA
- a CDS encoding M14 family zinc carboxypeptidase: MHTLKLLKVIPALLAIALLSIRGEAQQPIDSAYSAQIKALTPTDARWKFTTEMVETLPASSTVPTPLKILGYVPGTVGRLSYVADVNRYFTAVAANSPRTKLFSIGKSDEGREMIALVVADEATIANLESYRVSLARLADPRGLAPAEKARLIREAKPIYWLTGAIHSTETGSPEMLMELAYRLAVDDSENTKVIRANVITIITPVIEVDGRDRMVDAYKLARQLKLGSGGVPLIYWGKYTAHDNNRDGMVLSQKLSQSVMSTFLKWKPVVAHDLHESVPFLYTSTGTGPYNDEYDPIVVNEWHTLAYQEINELTRRGLPGVWTHGFYDGWAPNYTILAVANLHNSIGRFYETFTSRGADCHTVRLPASATERRWDRTNPPVNGVRWCIRSNINYQQSGVLVALRYVADHRETFLTNYVAKAERMIDRGRTSAPYAFVIPHKQRHAAEAADLVNLFRAQGSEVHVAVSDFKLRRVPPPAATPASVPTPVSVPTAITAPTALSDTAVVSVPAAVVAPTNAVPRVPSAARPAPAAGSAITVLSGDWIVRLDQPYSATVRTLLAIQKYKADDPPPYDDTGWTLDALRHVETLKVSDSSVLRQPMQLLTADAVVRGTSEGTGSTLLVRHLGDWRSAVLPWKLQGGRLSVSDAPFTAGGASYPAGTFIVENASQRSRDAVSQLGLAAVSSGGRITAAMHAVTLPRIALMHSWIETQNEGWIRFALEQMGVPFTYISEQTLRRASALDKYDVVVYPHVSAPASSLINGRPMVGPPIPWKKSAATPHLGKWDETDDIRPGMGLDGLSALRKFVERGGLLLTTGSTSRLPIEMGFNPTVSVTATTRLNARGAIFRAQTVSTASPVLYGYDKATFPVYFNQSPVMAVTPRDTAANVDGIDSGILDQRERMRAKVILRFHEKADSLLVSGLLVAGDELAGKAAVVDAPVGKGHVLLFGIRPLWRMESQGSFALAVNAIANWNHLSF, translated from the coding sequence GTGCACACTTTGAAACTGCTCAAGGTCATTCCCGCCCTTCTCGCTATCGCTCTACTTTCCATCCGCGGCGAAGCACAGCAGCCGATTGACAGCGCGTATTCTGCTCAGATCAAGGCACTTACACCCACCGATGCGCGCTGGAAGTTCACGACCGAGATGGTCGAGACGCTGCCTGCCTCCAGCACGGTCCCGACGCCCCTGAAAATCCTTGGCTACGTGCCGGGGACTGTAGGCAGACTGTCATACGTAGCCGACGTCAACCGGTACTTCACCGCCGTAGCCGCCAACTCCCCCCGTACGAAGCTGTTCTCGATTGGCAAGAGTGATGAGGGACGCGAGATGATCGCGCTCGTCGTAGCAGACGAAGCAACCATTGCGAACCTGGAGAGCTATCGTGTGTCGCTCGCCCGGCTAGCTGATCCGCGCGGTCTCGCACCGGCTGAGAAAGCGCGGCTTATCCGCGAAGCAAAGCCCATCTACTGGCTCACCGGCGCGATCCACTCTACGGAGACAGGCAGCCCTGAAATGCTGATGGAGCTCGCGTATCGTCTGGCAGTCGACGATTCCGAGAACACGAAAGTAATTCGCGCGAACGTGATCACCATTATCACGCCTGTGATCGAAGTTGATGGTCGCGACCGGATGGTGGATGCGTACAAGCTGGCACGTCAGCTGAAGCTGGGCTCCGGTGGCGTTCCTCTGATTTACTGGGGCAAGTACACCGCGCACGACAACAATCGCGACGGCATGGTCCTGTCACAGAAGCTGTCGCAGAGTGTGATGTCCACTTTTCTCAAATGGAAACCGGTTGTCGCCCACGACCTGCACGAATCTGTGCCGTTTTTATACACCAGCACCGGTACGGGACCATACAACGATGAGTACGACCCGATCGTCGTGAATGAATGGCACACACTTGCATACCAGGAGATCAACGAGCTCACAAGACGAGGTCTTCCAGGAGTCTGGACGCACGGCTTCTATGATGGATGGGCTCCTAACTATACCATTCTGGCGGTTGCCAATCTTCACAATTCGATTGGCCGGTTCTACGAGACGTTCACCTCCCGTGGCGCGGATTGCCATACTGTCCGGCTGCCCGCGAGCGCGACGGAGAGGCGCTGGGACCGGACGAATCCTCCCGTCAATGGCGTGCGCTGGTGCATTCGCAGCAACATCAATTACCAGCAATCGGGTGTCCTTGTCGCACTGCGCTATGTCGCGGATCATCGCGAGACGTTCCTCACCAACTACGTCGCCAAGGCCGAGCGGATGATCGACCGCGGGCGGACCTCGGCACCGTATGCGTTCGTGATTCCGCATAAGCAGCGGCATGCTGCAGAAGCCGCCGATCTGGTGAATCTGTTCCGTGCCCAGGGCTCGGAGGTACACGTCGCTGTATCGGATTTCAAGCTCCGACGCGTGCCACCGCCAGCCGCGACGCCAGCTTCCGTTCCGACGCCTGTTTCCGTTCCAACGGCTATTACCGCGCCGACGGCCCTTTCAGATACTGCGGTTGTTTCCGTTCCTGCCGCCGTTGTGGCGCCAACAAATGCAGTCCCTCGCGTCCCATCCGCTGCCCGCCCCGCGCCGGCCGCAGGCTCTGCCATCACTGTCTTGTCAGGCGACTGGATTGTTCGTCTCGATCAGCCATACTCGGCGACGGTGCGTACCCTGCTGGCGATTCAAAAGTACAAGGCCGATGATCCGCCGCCGTACGACGACACTGGATGGACCCTCGACGCACTGCGGCACGTCGAGACCCTCAAGGTCAGCGATTCTTCAGTACTCAGGCAGCCAATGCAGCTGCTCACCGCCGACGCTGTCGTTCGCGGCACGAGCGAAGGAACCGGGAGCACGTTACTTGTAAGGCACCTCGGCGATTGGCGCTCGGCGGTATTGCCGTGGAAGCTCCAGGGCGGACGATTGAGTGTCTCCGACGCGCCATTCACCGCCGGGGGAGCCAGCTACCCGGCCGGGACGTTCATTGTTGAAAATGCTTCACAGCGAAGCCGGGATGCTGTTAGTCAGCTCGGTCTTGCGGCCGTCTCCTCGGGGGGCCGGATAACGGCGGCGATGCACGCCGTCACGCTGCCGAGAATCGCGCTGATGCATTCCTGGATTGAAACGCAGAACGAGGGCTGGATCAGGTTTGCGCTCGAACAGATGGGAGTGCCTTTCACCTATATATCGGAACAGACGCTCCGGCGTGCATCCGCGCTCGACAAGTACGATGTCGTCGTTTATCCGCATGTGAGTGCACCCGCGTCGAGTCTGATCAATGGCCGGCCCATGGTGGGACCGCCGATTCCGTGGAAGAAATCGGCAGCGACACCTCACCTTGGAAAGTGGGACGAGACCGACGACATCCGGCCAGGGATGGGTCTCGACGGGCTTTCTGCACTTCGGAAATTTGTCGAGCGCGGAGGATTGCTGCTCACCACCGGCAGTACGAGCCGGTTGCCGATCGAGATGGGATTCAATCCGACGGTGAGCGTTACCGCGACAACGCGCCTCAATGCGCGAGGTGCAATTTTCCGGGCTCAGACGGTGTCAACGGCGAGTCCTGTTCTGTACGGATACGATAAAGCCACGTTCCCGGTCTACTTCAACCAGTCGCCGGTGATGGCGGTAACTCCGCGGGATACCGCGGCCAACGTTGACGGGATCGACTCAGGCATTCTGGACCAGCGGGAAAGAATGCGGGCCAAGGTGATCCTGAGGTTTCACGAAAAGGCTGACTCGCTGCTCGTTTCGGGTTTGCTCGTCGCTGGAGATGAACTCGCTGGCAAGGCGGCAGTGGTGGACGCGCCGGTGGGGAAGGGACATGTGCTTCTGTTCGGAATCCGCCCGCTCTGGAGGATGGAATCGCAAGGCTCGTTTGCGCTGGCGGTGAATGCCATCGCCAACTGGAACCATTTGAGCTTCTGA
- a CDS encoding RNA polymerase sigma factor has product MSERQLIARVVAGEPSAQRELYDTHVDRVFRLAFRLAGDDDLARDFTQLTFIRAFERIGDFRHESSLSTWLHAIGVSIALNGLRKVKTAKNREAPIEAASGIGTSIREAEPDLKTRLAAAIDALSEKYRTVFLMHDVEGFTHDEIGSTLGIPVGTSKTRLFQGRAKLREALADFNGEWIS; this is encoded by the coding sequence TTGAGCGAAAGACAACTGATCGCGCGGGTCGTTGCTGGAGAACCCAGTGCCCAGCGTGAATTGTACGACACTCATGTAGACCGCGTATTCAGACTTGCCTTCCGGCTTGCCGGCGACGATGACCTGGCTCGCGATTTCACGCAACTCACCTTCATCCGGGCGTTTGAGCGAATCGGCGATTTCCGCCACGAATCCTCACTCTCAACCTGGCTCCATGCCATCGGTGTTTCGATAGCCCTGAACGGCTTGCGCAAGGTGAAGACGGCAAAGAACCGTGAAGCGCCGATTGAAGCGGCATCGGGTATCGGAACGTCGATCAGGGAGGCCGAGCCGGATCTCAAGACGCGTCTCGCGGCGGCAATTGACGCATTGAGCGAGAAGTATCGAACGGTTTTTCTGATGCACGATGTCGAAGGGTTCACACACGATGAGATTGGATCGACGCTCGGCATTCCGGTGGGTACATCGAAGACAAGGCTGTTTCAGGGACGTGCAAAACTCCGTGAGGCGCTGGCGGATTTCAATGGTGAGTGGATATCATGA
- a CDS encoding HEAT repeat domain-containing protein: protein MISRQTGLVVIVGSLVVMASLVPRHAAAQGASVARRIAAAPDGRVRFAFAARPGVCGNGDHISRSNSGNTQWSYRESADVVWDQECSVGPVRIVADVGNGRIMKLRTYVGGRWRPASGTVTDLGIVSARDASDYLMSLVSTGNDRVAKDAIFPATIADSVVVWPALLRVARDESRPSETRKQAVFWVGQAAGDAITANLASLAGENDIDREIRESAVFALSQQRNGEAVPALIRIARTNRDPKIRKNALFWLGQSRDPRALALFEEILTQR, encoded by the coding sequence ATGATTTCCAGACAGACAGGTCTCGTTGTAATTGTCGGGTCACTTGTGGTGATGGCCAGCCTGGTGCCGCGACACGCTGCTGCGCAGGGCGCTTCGGTTGCTCGCCGTATCGCCGCGGCGCCTGATGGCCGGGTACGTTTTGCTTTTGCCGCGCGCCCCGGTGTGTGTGGCAACGGCGACCATATCAGCCGAAGCAACAGCGGTAATACGCAGTGGAGTTACAGGGAATCGGCAGACGTTGTGTGGGATCAGGAGTGCAGCGTCGGCCCCGTTCGCATCGTTGCCGATGTTGGCAATGGGCGAATCATGAAACTGCGCACCTATGTCGGCGGCCGGTGGCGTCCAGCGAGTGGCACCGTCACTGATCTTGGAATCGTCTCCGCGCGGGACGCGAGCGATTATCTGATGAGCCTCGTCTCCACGGGCAACGATCGGGTTGCGAAGGACGCCATCTTTCCCGCGACGATCGCGGATAGCGTCGTGGTCTGGCCCGCGCTGCTGCGGGTAGCACGGGACGAGTCCCGGCCGTCAGAAACCCGCAAACAGGCAGTGTTCTGGGTTGGGCAGGCCGCAGGAGACGCAATCACGGCAAACCTCGCCAGTCTGGCGGGTGAGAATGATATCGACCGGGAGATTCGCGAGTCTGCGGTGTTTGCCCTGTCTCAGCAACGAAATGGCGAAGCTGTGCCCGCGCTCATCCGGATCGCCCGCACCAACCGTGATCCAAAAATCCGAAAGAACGCGCTTTTCTGGCTGGGCCAGTCGAGAGATCCACGCGCCCTTGCGCTGTTCGAGGAAATCCTCACGCAGCGTTAG
- a CDS encoding HEAT repeat domain-containing protein, translating into MMKLTGLIVAAAMFSGAPHEWPRTGAAPVAAPAMHLAANIAVRASRYARDSADVLYREAREALSRGEYARAANLFGRVVERFPKSEYAGESLYYQAFAMYRSGGTEKLKDARTLLARLQKKYPHVARRGDVATLRTRICGELARQGDAPCAAEVSEAAASVGGIVGNALSSAQAPLGALGATGAGASRASGRTAATARGANCPAENDEDDERIAALNALLQMDAARALPILSKVLDRRDACSAGLRRKAVFLVSQKRTPETADILLRIARNDPDQEVREQAVFWLSQVSDERAVDMLQEILRTSREEGLQNKALFALSQHRSGRGAAILREFATRDGTSDELRGQAIFWLGQRRSPENTEFLRSLYSRLRNDELKDKILFSLSQQRGVGNDQWLMDIAINPAETIELRKKALFWAGQGGVSLDRLVPFYSRMKETEMRDQMIFVFSQRNSPAAVDKLLDIAKNDPNPELRKKAIFWLGQSRDPRVQQFLLDLINR; encoded by the coding sequence ATGATGAAACTGACAGGATTGATCGTAGCGGCCGCCATGTTTTCCGGTGCGCCTCACGAATGGCCGCGGACCGGGGCAGCGCCGGTCGCAGCTCCGGCGATGCATCTCGCAGCTAACATAGCGGTGCGTGCGTCGCGATATGCACGGGATTCCGCGGACGTACTGTATCGCGAAGCGCGCGAGGCACTGAGCCGGGGCGAGTACGCACGCGCGGCGAATCTGTTCGGCAGAGTCGTCGAGCGGTTTCCGAAGTCTGAGTACGCGGGCGAATCGCTCTACTATCAGGCGTTTGCAATGTACAGAAGCGGTGGCACGGAGAAGTTGAAGGATGCGCGAACGCTTCTCGCCCGGTTGCAGAAGAAATATCCGCACGTTGCGCGCAGGGGCGACGTGGCGACGTTGCGCACCCGCATTTGCGGGGAGCTGGCGCGGCAGGGTGACGCGCCCTGCGCCGCGGAGGTTTCCGAGGCGGCCGCGAGCGTCGGCGGCATTGTCGGAAATGCTCTGTCCTCAGCGCAAGCCCCACTTGGAGCGCTCGGTGCAACCGGCGCGGGGGCCTCACGCGCTTCAGGCAGAACGGCGGCCACTGCCCGGGGTGCAAATTGTCCGGCCGAAAACGACGAGGATGACGAACGCATCGCGGCGCTGAACGCGCTGCTGCAGATGGATGCCGCGCGGGCACTTCCAATACTGTCGAAAGTACTTGATCGCCGGGATGCATGTTCAGCCGGCTTGCGCAGAAAAGCGGTGTTCCTGGTTTCGCAGAAGCGCACACCGGAAACGGCTGACATCCTTTTGCGGATTGCCCGTAACGATCCGGACCAGGAAGTGCGCGAGCAGGCCGTGTTCTGGCTTTCGCAGGTGTCGGACGAACGCGCCGTGGACATGTTGCAGGAGATTCTGCGAACCTCGCGCGAGGAGGGGTTGCAGAACAAGGCGCTGTTCGCACTGTCGCAGCATCGAAGTGGGCGCGGCGCCGCGATTTTGCGTGAGTTCGCCACCCGCGATGGCACCTCCGACGAACTCCGCGGACAGGCGATTTTCTGGCTGGGACAGCGTAGATCGCCGGAAAACACTGAGTTCCTTCGGTCGCTCTACTCCCGGCTGAGAAACGATGAGCTCAAGGACAAGATCCTTTTCTCGCTTTCGCAGCAGCGCGGTGTCGGAAACGACCAGTGGCTGATGGACATTGCGATCAATCCCGCCGAGACAATCGAGCTGCGCAAGAAAGCGCTGTTCTGGGCAGGTCAGGGTGGCGTGTCGCTCGATCGACTGGTTCCGTTTTACTCCAGGATGAAGGAGACCGAGATGCGGGATCAGATGATCTTCGTGTTTTCACAGCGCAACTCGCCCGCCGCTGTCGACAAGCTGCTCGATATCGCGAAGAATGATCCAAATCCCGAGCTCCGAAAGAAGGCGATTTTCTGGCTCGGCCAGTCACGTGACCCGCGCGTTCAGCAGTTTTTGCTCGATCTCATCAACCGGTAG
- a CDS encoding DUF2723 domain-containing protein gives MTAVNSRSAATLSHSDTGAGYKPSYAAAGIAALAVFVLYFITIAPSTAMWDTGEYMAAAKVLGLPHPPGNPFFILLANVFGQLPLPGSYAQQINTMAALASALSAGFWFLITERILSGWIGNGWQRLLGAALATLIGATAFTVWNQSVVNEKVYTISLFFFTAVSWLMISWTDDPDGPKANRRLILVAFLLGLGYANHPAGFLAAPAVGVAILVRRWQTFLNWRLLTKGLLVMALGLTPFIYLPIRSAYFPAINEGETTACVTEISAACTFSELTKKRVMDNINREQYGKKLERGAPFTAQVGMWWLYFKWQWLRDAHGESAALQAILAVVFLSLGLIGGYVHWTHDRRTFWYFGPLMFTLTLALIYYMNFKYGWSQSPELGDDVAREVRDRDYFYIWSYSAWGVWAALGLVYIWQSVAQILDGSSGAKADGAGYASRRGWLLATPLLLIACAPLVGNWKAASHRGDTFTAKWGADMLNSVEPYGILITNGDNDTFPLWYAQEVEGVRQDVLVLVTSYLNTDWFVRQMIRRPVREYDAAKGPAIYRDKQWPKPTRSPLAMSFAEADALPEYLELREPQLFKQRDLVATIQPGYLTRDQIVTLRLIKDSYPERAIFFSTGGYGKTLGLANHSLRQGLVEKLVEKPIVPGRDTVQVGDGFLDVNRSYALWTQVYKGPQELIDEGDWVDRPSFGIPYTYTVTGYLVAEALRIQGREALGVPIMNTVKGMAQAARITDVLGALSDR, from the coding sequence ATGACAGCAGTCAACTCAAGATCGGCCGCAACGCTTTCTCATTCAGACACCGGGGCGGGCTACAAGCCCTCTTATGCCGCGGCGGGAATCGCGGCGCTGGCGGTGTTCGTACTCTACTTCATCACGATTGCGCCTTCCACGGCGATGTGGGATACCGGCGAATACATGGCCGCCGCGAAGGTGCTCGGATTGCCGCATCCCCCCGGCAACCCCTTTTTCATCTTGCTGGCGAATGTGTTCGGCCAGCTTCCCCTTCCCGGCAGCTACGCGCAGCAGATCAATACGATGGCCGCGCTTGCCAGCGCCTTGTCCGCTGGATTCTGGTTTCTCATAACCGAGCGAATTCTTTCAGGATGGATTGGCAACGGGTGGCAACGCCTGCTCGGCGCCGCTCTTGCGACTTTGATCGGCGCAACGGCGTTCACCGTCTGGAACCAGAGCGTTGTAAACGAGAAGGTCTACACCATCTCGCTCTTTTTCTTCACTGCCGTCTCGTGGCTGATGATTTCGTGGACCGACGATCCCGATGGTCCCAAAGCCAACCGCCGGCTCATACTGGTCGCCTTCCTGCTTGGCCTTGGCTATGCCAATCACCCTGCCGGATTTCTTGCGGCACCCGCAGTGGGCGTGGCTATTCTCGTGCGCCGCTGGCAAACTTTTCTGAACTGGCGTTTACTTACGAAGGGACTGCTGGTGATGGCATTGGGCCTCACGCCGTTCATCTACCTGCCGATTCGGTCAGCTTACTTTCCGGCAATCAACGAAGGCGAGACAACGGCCTGCGTCACTGAAATAAGCGCCGCCTGCACGTTCAGTGAGCTCACCAAAAAACGCGTGATGGATAACATCAACCGCGAGCAGTACGGCAAAAAACTCGAACGCGGCGCCCCGTTTACTGCCCAGGTCGGCATGTGGTGGCTCTATTTCAAGTGGCAGTGGTTGCGCGATGCGCACGGAGAAAGCGCGGCACTCCAGGCGATACTGGCAGTCGTCTTTCTGTCTCTTGGCTTGATAGGAGGATATGTCCACTGGACGCACGACCGCCGCACGTTCTGGTATTTCGGGCCGCTGATGTTCACACTGACGCTGGCGCTCATCTACTACATGAACTTCAAGTATGGATGGTCGCAGTCGCCCGAGCTGGGTGACGACGTTGCTCGCGAGGTGCGAGACCGGGATTACTTCTACATCTGGAGCTACTCGGCGTGGGGCGTGTGGGCTGCGCTCGGCCTTGTGTATATCTGGCAATCCGTCGCTCAGATACTTGACGGGTCGAGCGGCGCGAAAGCGGATGGCGCCGGTTACGCCAGCCGTCGCGGCTGGCTGCTCGCCACACCTCTCCTGCTGATCGCGTGCGCGCCTCTCGTCGGCAACTGGAAGGCGGCATCGCACCGCGGTGACACCTTCACGGCAAAGTGGGGAGCAGATATGCTGAACTCCGTCGAGCCGTACGGCATTCTCATCACCAACGGAGACAACGACACCTTCCCCCTCTGGTATGCGCAGGAAGTGGAAGGCGTGCGCCAGGACGTACTGGTACTGGTGACTTCATATCTGAACACCGACTGGTTCGTTCGGCAAATGATTCGCCGGCCGGTGCGTGAATATGACGCGGCCAAAGGCCCAGCAATTTATCGGGACAAGCAATGGCCGAAGCCGACCAGATCGCCGCTGGCAATGAGCTTCGCCGAAGCAGACGCGCTGCCCGAATATCTCGAGCTCCGCGAACCACAGCTGTTCAAGCAGCGGGATCTCGTCGCAACCATTCAGCCGGGCTATCTGACCCGCGATCAGATCGTCACGCTGCGACTGATCAAGGATTCATACCCCGAGCGAGCGATTTTCTTCTCTACCGGCGGTTACGGCAAAACGCTGGGTCTCGCAAATCATTCATTGCGACAGGGACTCGTCGAGAAGCTCGTCGAGAAACCAATCGTGCCCGGCCGCGATACGGTGCAGGTTGGCGACGGCTTTCTCGACGTAAACCGCTCCTACGCTCTCTGGACACAGGTCTACAAGGGACCACAGGAACTCATTGACGAAGGCGACTGGGTTGACCGTCCATCGTTCGGTATACCGTATACCTATACGGTGACCGGATATCTCGTGGCCGAAGCACTGAGAATACAGGGTCGAGAAGCCCTTGGCGTGCCGATCATGAACACCGTCAAGGGCATGGCTCAGGCCGCCAGGATTACCGACGTCCTCGGCGCGCTTTCTGACCGCTAA
- a CDS encoding TlpA disulfide reductase family protein → MRLSNLMSAALIAVSATLVFTTSASAQEIGIAVGKRAPAAIVKTLDGKSVDLGSYVGRTPMLIEFWATWCPQCHELEPALLAAQKKYAGKVKFIGVAVSIRQSPARLKAYVAKNKLTHEILFDADANASDAYEVPATSYVVVVNRKGNIVYTGLGGSQNLEAAIRKAL, encoded by the coding sequence ATGCGACTAAGCAACCTCATGTCCGCCGCCCTGATTGCAGTTTCGGCGACTCTTGTCTTTACTACCTCCGCCAGCGCCCAGGAAATCGGGATCGCGGTGGGCAAACGCGCTCCGGCCGCGATTGTCAAAACTCTCGACGGAAAGTCGGTCGATCTCGGCTCGTATGTCGGCCGCACGCCGATGCTTATCGAGTTCTGGGCGACATGGTGCCCGCAATGCCACGAACTCGAGCCAGCACTTCTGGCCGCGCAGAAGAAGTACGCCGGCAAGGTCAAGTTCATCGGTGTTGCGGTGTCGATCCGACAATCTCCGGCGCGCCTCAAGGCATATGTCGCCAAGAACAAGCTCACCCACGAAATACTTTTTGATGCCGACGCCAACGCTTCTGACGCTTATGAGGTGCCGGCTACGTCGTACGTCGTCGTCGTTAACCGCAAGGGTAACATCGTTTACACCGGGCTCGGCGGCTCCCAGAATCTGGAAGCCGCAATTCGAAAAGCGCTTTAG